The nucleotide sequence ATCGAGTCGATCGACATCCTCGATGTCAACGCCGGCTCCCATGGCAAGTACTTCGCCACCAATTTCGACCCGGAAATCAATTTCCGCGAATTCACCGGTCAGGTCTACAGCTGGCAGAACAGCCAATGGACCACCAACAAGATGTTCGAGGTCAAACGCACCGACGACCTGCCTGTGGTCGGCCAGCAGAACCTCTACCTGACCGGTCATGACGAGGTGCACTCGCTCTCCAAGCACCTCGACGTGCCGAACATCCGCTTCTGGATGAGCTTCGGCGATCACTACATCAACGTCTTCACCGTACTGAAGAACCTGGGCCTGCTTTCCGAACAGCCGGTGCGCACGGCAGAAGGCCTGGAAGTGGTGCCGCTCAAGGTGGTCAAGGCCGTGCTGCCTGATCCTGCCTCGCTGGCGCCGGGCTACACCGGCAAGACCTGCATCGGTGACCTGGTCAAGGGCACCAAGGACGGCCAGCCGCGCGAGCTGTTCATCTATAACGTCGCCGACCACGAGGAAGCCTACGCCGAGACCGACAGCCAGGGCATCTCCTATACCGCCGGCGTACCGCCGGTAGCCGCCGCGCTGCTGGTCGCCCGCGGCGAATGGGACGCCAAGCGCATGGTCAACGTCGAGGAACTGCCGCCCAAGCCGTTCCTGACGCTGCTTGACGAGATGGGCCTGCCCACTCGAATCAAAGACGAGCACGGCGACCGTCCCTGGTATGAATAAGGCATAAGCCGCAGGTGAAAACCAAAGGCCCCTCTGCATAGGTAGCGGGGCCTTTTTCGTTGGCGGGCGCAGGTTTGTAGGGTGGAAAACCGCGAAGCGTTTTCCACCGGCGTTCCCATTCGTGGAAAAGCCTTCGGCGTTTACCACCCTGCGCGGCTTGTGTCGTCATGGGAGCGCAGCTCTCGGCGCGAAGCTTTTGATCGGTGGCGGCGATCAGCGTTTCGCCGTTCCTTCAGGCATGCTGACGGCCACGCTTCCCGCCCCGCTCTTTTCACGCGACAATCACCAGTCTATCGACACCGGCCCCCATGTCGGGCCCGTGCTTGCGCACAGCCGTGAGGAAATCCTATGAGCAGCAACGATCGCGTCATCATTTTCGACACCACCCTGCGCGATGGCGAGCAAAGCCCTGGCGCCTCCATGACCGGCGAAGAGAAGCTGCGCATCGCCCGCGCGCTGGAGCGGCTGAAGGTGGACGTGATCGAAGCCGGCTTCGCCATCGCCAGCCCCGGTGATTTCGCCGGCGTAAAACTGGTCGCTGACAATATCAAGGACAGCACCGTGTGCAGCCTGGCGCGTGCAGTTGACGCCGATATCGAGCGCGCCGCCGAAGCCCTGGCCTATGCCAACTCCGGGCGCATCCACACCTTTATCGCCACCAGCCCGATCCATATGCAATACAAGCTGCGCATGCAGCCGGAGCAGGTGATCGAGCAGGCCGTGCGCGCGGTGAAAAAGGCACGCAGCCTGTGCGCCGATGTTGAGTTCTCCTGCGAGGACGCCGGGCGCTCGGAGATCGATTTCCTCTGCCGCATCATCGAGGCGGCTATCGATGCCGGTGCGCGCACCATCAATATCCCGGACACCGTCGGCTACGCGATTCCGCACCAGTACGCCGATACCATCCGCCAGCTGCTGGAGCGCATTCCCAACGCCGACAAGGCGGTGTTCTCCGTGCATTGCCACAACGATCTGGGCCTGGCTGTGGCCAACTCCCTGGCCGCCGTAGTGGCTGGTGCGCGCCAGGTCGAGTGCACCATAAACGGCCTCGGTGAGCGGGCCGGCAACGCCGCGCTGGAAGAAATCGTCATGGCGATCAAGACCCGCCAGGACCTGCTCGGCGTGCACACCCGCATTGAAACCGAACACATCCTCGCCGCTTCGCGCCTGGTATCCGGCATCACCGGCTTCCCGGTGCAGCCGAACAAGGCCATCGTCGGCGCCAACGCCTTTGCCCACGAGTCGGGCATCCACCAGGACGGCGTGCTCAAGCATCGCGAAACCTACGAGATTATGTCCGCGCAGTCGGTTGGCTGGCACGCCAACAAGATGGTCATGGGCAAGCACTCCGGTCGCGCCGCCTTCCGCTCGCGTCTGGAAGAGCTGGGCATCGTTCTGGAAGGCGAGGAACTCAACGCAGCCTTCGCCCGTTTCAAGGAGCTGGCAGACAAGAAGCACGAGATCTTCGATGAAGACCTGCAGGCTCTGGTCTCAGATACCCTGGCCGAGGAAGCCCCCGAGCATTACAAGCTGGTCAGCCTGGAAGTGGCGAGCAAGACCGGCACCACGCCAGAAGCCAGGCTGGTGCTGAGCATCGATGGTGCCCAGCGTGACGCCGCTGCCCAGGGTTCCGGCCCGGTGGATGCGACCTTCAAGGCCATCGAAGCCATCGCCGCGTCCGATGCCACCCTGCAGCTTTATTCAGTCAACGCCATCACCCAGGGCACCGACTCCCAGGGCGAAGTGACCGTGCGCCTCGAGAAAGGTGGGCGCATCGTCAACGGTAATGGCGCCGACACCGATATCGTCGTCGCCTCGGCCAAGGCCTATCTCAATGCGCTGAACCTGATGCAGGTAGGCGCCAAGGCGCATCCGCAGGTGGAGGGAGTTTGATCAGCGAAATCCGGCGTCGCAGCTATCTCGACGCCATGCAGATTGTCAGCTGGCTGCCGCGTACCGAGTTGCCTTTTGCGGCGCCTTCGCGGCTGGAGCTGCTGCTGCCTGAAACCGAGCCGGAACCGTCTCGCCCAGAGATGGAAGCGGTTGAGGTTGCCAAACCTGTACAGGCCGAAGCTCCTGTTGCAGCGCCCGTAGTACGAGCCGAGGTGCCGCGTCCGCGTATTGCCATGCCGGAGCCGAAAAAGCCTGAGCCGGCGCCGGTTGTTGAGGAAAGCACCCCCGCGAAAGCCAGGCCCGTCGCGCCGCCGCCACGCTTCGCGCTGCAGCTGCTACGTGCCGGCAGCGTGTTGCTATTGGTCGAGCTGCCCACGGGTGAGCCTTTCCAGAGCCGCGATCCGGCCTACATTCTGCTCAAGGATCTGCTGCGCGCCGCGCGCCTGCCGGACAAGCCGCAGCAGGTCGGTGACGGCGAGCCGATCCGCTGGCCGCTGCTCAGCGGCGGCAATCTGGAGCAGGGTGCCGAGGCTGCGCGTGATTATGTGCAGGGCGTTCTGGCTGCCGAGCTGGAAGAGATGGGCTGCGACTGCATCTGGCTGATCGGCCTGCCGGCGCTGCAGTATGCCGGCGAGGTGGAAGAGGATGCCTGCTACCGAGA is from Pseudomonas saudiphocaensis and encodes:
- a CDS encoding saccharopine dehydrogenase family protein; amino-acid sequence: MKKNVLIIGAGGVAKVVAHKCAQHNDELGRIAIASRSISKCQAIIDSVKAKGSLKQPAEIQAYALDAMDVEATKALIRETESQIVINVGSAFLNMSVLRACMDTGAAYLDTAIHEEPGKICETPPWYGNYEWKHLAECEEKGVTAILGAGFDPGVVNAYAALAHQEHFDKIESIDILDVNAGSHGKYFATNFDPEINFREFTGQVYSWQNSQWTTNKMFEVKRTDDLPVVGQQNLYLTGHDEVHSLSKHLDVPNIRFWMSFGDHYINVFTVLKNLGLLSEQPVRTAEGLEVVPLKVVKAVLPDPASLAPGYTGKTCIGDLVKGTKDGQPRELFIYNVADHEEAYAETDSQGISYTAGVPPVAAALLVARGEWDAKRMVNVEELPPKPFLTLLDEMGLPTRIKDEHGDRPWYE
- a CDS encoding 2-isopropylmalate synthase codes for the protein MSSNDRVIIFDTTLRDGEQSPGASMTGEEKLRIARALERLKVDVIEAGFAIASPGDFAGVKLVADNIKDSTVCSLARAVDADIERAAEALAYANSGRIHTFIATSPIHMQYKLRMQPEQVIEQAVRAVKKARSLCADVEFSCEDAGRSEIDFLCRIIEAAIDAGARTINIPDTVGYAIPHQYADTIRQLLERIPNADKAVFSVHCHNDLGLAVANSLAAVVAGARQVECTINGLGERAGNAALEEIVMAIKTRQDLLGVHTRIETEHILAASRLVSGITGFPVQPNKAIVGANAFAHESGIHQDGVLKHRETYEIMSAQSVGWHANKMVMGKHSGRAAFRSRLEELGIVLEGEELNAAFARFKELADKKHEIFDEDLQALVSDTLAEEAPEHYKLVSLEVASKTGTTPEARLVLSIDGAQRDAAAQGSGPVDATFKAIEAIAASDATLQLYSVNAITQGTDSQGEVTVRLEKGGRIVNGNGADTDIVVASAKAYLNALNLMQVGAKAHPQVEGV